A region from the Pseudomonas sp. P8_229 genome encodes:
- a CDS encoding GNAT family N-acetyltransferase yields MTLTIRPARATDASALPAIERSAAELFRVDPALAWLADSDVASAAQHRQAIEQAHVWVAESATAQLAGFIRALDVGNQLHIEELSVSQAFQGQGAGRRLVMAAIEHARHRQMRAVTLTTFRDVPWNAPFYQRMGFVVAAPGELEAHLIEALQKEVEHGFAAERRCAMRLRLL; encoded by the coding sequence ATGACCCTCACGATTCGCCCCGCACGGGCTACTGATGCATCCGCCCTCCCCGCCATCGAACGCTCGGCCGCCGAGCTGTTTCGCGTAGATCCTGCCCTCGCCTGGCTCGCCGACAGTGACGTGGCAAGCGCCGCACAACACCGCCAGGCCATCGAACAGGCCCACGTCTGGGTTGCCGAAAGCGCGACCGCGCAACTCGCAGGATTTATCCGCGCGCTGGACGTCGGCAACCAACTGCACATTGAAGAACTGTCGGTCAGCCAGGCGTTTCAGGGCCAGGGCGCGGGCCGCCGGCTGGTGATGGCCGCGATTGAGCATGCGCGCCACCGGCAGATGCGCGCCGTGACCCTGACCACGTTTCGCGATGTGCCGTGGAATGCGCCTTTTTATCAGCGGATGGGCTTTGTCGTGGCTGCGCCGGGTGAGCTTGAGGCGCACTTGATCGAGGCACTGCAAAAGGAAGTCGAGCACGGCTTTGCCGCCGAGCGACGCTGCGCAATGCGCCTGCGCCTGCTCTGA
- a CDS encoding MFS transporter, which yields MATYSRLIRRLMITSLSIVISRALISPLLTLFLSNKLGLNPQDVGLLLGIAVFSATLFSLYGGYIIDRLDKRRLLILTMLSSGVGLILLTFAQNLYLVTLVLIISETASALFLICSKAILSENLPVGQRVKAFSLNYTLTNIGYAVGPMIGVVIAGVWPSAPFIVAGLIASGSIFLLLGVSRQVSPVSLGSPPQSFLNTLIILKNDRTMILFTLGCLLSTLVHGRFTLYLSQYLLATHTQQQTLDTMAALLACNAITVILLQYQIGRFLKREHLRFWIAGGTALFIVGLIGFSLADSLVGWCVAMFIFTLGEMIIYPADFLFVDTLAPEELRGSYYGAQNLAALGGAVSPVMCGFLLMHTPAPSMFYALSALAALGGYLCFVSGRRVAIIQK from the coding sequence GTGGCCACTTACTCCCGCCTGATCCGCCGACTGATGATCACCTCGCTGAGCATCGTCATCAGCCGTGCCCTGATCAGTCCGCTGCTGACTCTATTCCTCAGTAACAAGCTGGGCCTCAACCCGCAGGACGTCGGTCTGTTGCTGGGCATCGCAGTGTTCAGTGCCACGCTGTTTTCGCTGTATGGCGGCTACATCATCGATCGGCTCGACAAGCGCCGGCTATTGATTCTGACCATGCTTTCCAGCGGGGTTGGCCTGATCCTGCTGACCTTCGCGCAGAATCTGTACCTGGTCACACTGGTGCTGATCATCAGCGAGACCGCGTCGGCGCTGTTCCTGATCTGCTCCAAGGCGATCCTCAGTGAAAACCTGCCGGTTGGCCAGCGGGTGAAAGCGTTCTCGTTGAACTACACGCTGACCAACATTGGTTACGCCGTCGGCCCAATGATTGGCGTGGTGATTGCCGGAGTCTGGCCCTCGGCGCCGTTTATCGTTGCGGGCCTGATTGCCAGTGGCAGCATTTTCCTGTTGCTGGGCGTCTCCCGCCAGGTCAGTCCGGTGTCGCTGGGCAGCCCGCCACAGAGTTTCCTGAACACCCTGATCATCCTGAAAAACGACCGCACGATGATCCTGTTTACCCTCGGCTGCCTGCTCAGCACTCTGGTTCACGGGCGCTTCACCCTGTACCTGTCGCAATACCTGCTGGCGACCCACACCCAACAACAGACGCTCGACACCATGGCCGCCCTGCTCGCCTGCAACGCGATCACCGTGATCCTGTTGCAATACCAGATCGGTCGTTTCCTCAAGCGCGAACACCTGCGGTTCTGGATTGCCGGCGGCACCGCGTTGTTCATCGTCGGCCTGATCGGCTTCAGCCTGGCGGACAGCCTCGTCGGCTGGTGCGTGGCGATGTTCATCTTCACCTTGGGCGAGATGATCATTTACCCGGCGGATTTCCTGTTTGTCGACACGCTGGCCCCGGAAGAACTGCGCGGCAGCTACTACGGTGCGCAGAATCTGGCCGCACTGGGCGGCGCCGTGAGTCCGGTGATGTGCGGGTTCCTGCTGATGCACACGCCGGCGCCGAGCATGTTCTACGCCTTGAGCGCCCTGGCCGCCCTCGGCGGGTATTTATGTTTTGTCAGCGGACGGCGCGTGGCGATAATTCAAAAATAA
- a CDS encoding HPP family protein: MLARWLPAAINTRPTEWSRAAIGMALGTLFSVWACSQVFGHEVAYHLIGPLGASAVLLFAVSSGALAQPWSIIGGYLCASVVALLVAHVLGRTLGSACLAAGMALILMCWLRCLHPPAGALALTLVLADPATIAMDWKAMEPVMLAASCMLLSALAYNNLTRIRYPKRPAEPAPPVAPVDSQAITAEDLKLALADMEAFIDVTPEDLEQLIHASELHAKRRSISEVLSQRT, translated from the coding sequence ATGCTCGCTCGCTGGTTGCCCGCCGCCATCAACACCCGCCCCACCGAATGGAGCCGCGCTGCCATCGGCATGGCTTTGGGCACGCTGTTCAGCGTCTGGGCGTGCAGTCAGGTGTTCGGCCATGAAGTGGCGTATCACCTGATCGGGCCACTGGGCGCCTCGGCGGTGTTGCTGTTCGCCGTGTCCTCCGGCGCGCTTGCGCAACCGTGGTCGATCATCGGCGGCTACCTGTGCGCCAGCGTTGTCGCACTGCTCGTGGCCCACGTCCTCGGCCGCACCCTGGGCAGTGCGTGTCTGGCGGCAGGCATGGCGCTGATCCTGATGTGCTGGCTGCGCTGCCTGCACCCACCGGCCGGCGCGCTCGCGCTGACCCTGGTGCTGGCCGATCCCGCCACCATCGCCATGGACTGGAAAGCCATGGAGCCAGTGATGTTGGCCGCTTCGTGCATGCTGCTCAGCGCTTTGGCCTACAACAACCTGACGCGCATCCGCTACCCGAAACGCCCAGCTGAGCCTGCGCCACCTGTAGCACCGGTCGATAGCCAGGCAATTACCGCCGAGGACCTGAAGTTGGCGCTGGCGGATATGGAAGCCTTCATCGACGTGACGCCTGAGGATCTGGAGCAACTGATTCACGCGAGCGAGCTGCACGCCAAACGGCGCAGTATCAGTGAAGTCCTGTCACAACGTACCTGA
- a CDS encoding enoyl-CoA hydratase/isomerase family protein: MTAQASSPRTPSMDATQNEVLAEVRNHIGHLTLNRPAGLNAITLDMVRQLQQQLDAWTTDPGVRAVVLRGAGEKAFCAGGDIRSLYDSFKSGDTLHEDFFVEEYALDLTIHHYRKPVLALMDGFVLGGGMGLVQGADLRVVTEKSRLAMPEVAIGYFPDVGGSYFLSRIPGELGIYLGVSGVQIRAADALYCGLADWYVDSSKLASVDEQLDHLEWHDTPLKDLQSLLAKNGVQTLADAPLQKLRPVIDHFFALPDVPSIVEQLRVVTVADSHAWATATADLLETRSPLAMAVTLEMLRRGRQLSLEHCFALELHLDRQWFERGDLIEGVRALLIDKDKTPRWNPPTLAALDAEHVASFFHGFDESGN, encoded by the coding sequence ATGACTGCTCAGGCTTCATCCCCGCGGACCCCGTCCATGGATGCCACGCAAAACGAAGTGCTGGCCGAGGTTCGCAATCACATCGGTCACCTGACCCTCAACCGCCCCGCCGGTCTCAACGCCATCACCCTCGACATGGTTCGTCAGTTGCAGCAGCAGCTCGACGCCTGGACCACGGACCCTGGCGTGCGTGCCGTGGTGTTGCGCGGTGCCGGAGAAAAGGCGTTCTGCGCCGGCGGCGATATCCGTTCCCTGTACGACAGCTTCAAAAGCGGCGACACACTGCATGAAGACTTCTTCGTCGAGGAATACGCCCTCGACCTGACGATTCACCACTACCGCAAACCGGTGCTGGCGTTGATGGACGGCTTCGTCCTCGGTGGCGGCATGGGTCTGGTGCAAGGCGCGGATCTGCGTGTGGTCACCGAGAAGAGCCGTCTGGCGATGCCGGAAGTGGCCATCGGGTATTTCCCGGATGTCGGCGGCAGCTATTTCCTCTCGCGGATTCCCGGGGAACTGGGGATTTATCTGGGCGTCAGCGGCGTGCAGATTCGCGCGGCCGATGCGCTGTATTGCGGGCTGGCCGACTGGTATGTCGACAGCAGCAAACTGGCGAGCGTGGACGAGCAACTCGATCACCTGGAGTGGCACGACACACCGCTCAAGGACCTGCAGAGCCTGCTCGCGAAAAACGGCGTGCAGACCCTGGCCGATGCACCACTGCAGAAACTGCGCCCGGTCATCGACCACTTCTTCGCCCTGCCGGACGTGCCGAGCATCGTCGAGCAACTGCGCGTGGTCACGGTCGCCGACAGCCACGCGTGGGCCACCGCCACTGCCGACCTGCTGGAGACCCGCTCACCGCTGGCAATGGCGGTGACCCTGGAGATGCTCCGGCGCGGCCGGCAACTGAGCCTGGAACACTGCTTCGCCCTCGAACTGCATCTGGATCGCCAGTGGTTCGAGCGCGGCGACCTGATCGAAGGCGTACGCGCCCTGTTGATTGACAAAGACAAGACACCACGCTGGAACCCGCCGACCCTCGCTGCGCTGGACGCCGAGCACGTCGCGAGTTTCTTCCACGGGTTTGATGAGAGCGGGAACTGA
- a CDS encoding acyl-CoA dehydrogenase family protein → MHDLELTEEQVMIRDMARDFARGEIAPHAQAWEKAGWIDDALVAKMGELGLLGMVVPEEWGGTYVDYVAYALAVEEISAGDGATGAFMSIHNSVGCGPVMNYGSEEQKQTWLADLASGQVIGCFCLTEPQAGSEAHNLRTRAELRDGQWVINGAKQFVSNGKRAKLAIVFAVTDPDLGKKGISAFLVPTATAGFIVDRTEHKMGIRASDTCAVTLNNCSIPQANLLGERGKGLAIALSNLEGGRIGIAAQALGIARAAFDAALVYSRDRIQFGKPINEHQSIANLLADMHMQINAARLMILHAARLRTAGKPCLSEASQAKLFASEMAEKVCSSAIQIHGGYGYLEDYPVEKYYRDARITQIYEGSSEIQRMVIARELKNYQL, encoded by the coding sequence ATGCACGATCTCGAACTGACTGAAGAACAAGTGATGATCCGCGACATGGCCCGGGACTTTGCCCGTGGCGAAATCGCGCCCCATGCGCAAGCCTGGGAAAAGGCCGGCTGGATCGACGACGCGCTGGTAGCGAAGATGGGCGAACTGGGCCTGCTGGGCATGGTGGTGCCCGAGGAATGGGGCGGCACTTACGTCGATTACGTGGCGTACGCCTTGGCCGTGGAAGAGATTTCTGCCGGCGACGGCGCGACCGGCGCGTTCATGAGCATCCACAACTCGGTGGGCTGCGGCCCGGTAATGAACTACGGCAGCGAAGAGCAGAAACAGACCTGGCTGGCCGATCTCGCCAGCGGTCAGGTAATCGGCTGTTTCTGCCTGACCGAACCGCAGGCCGGCTCCGAAGCGCACAACCTGCGCACCCGCGCCGAACTGCGCGACGGCCAGTGGGTGATCAACGGCGCCAAGCAATTCGTCAGCAATGGCAAACGGGCGAAACTGGCGATCGTGTTTGCGGTGACCGACCCGGATCTGGGCAAGAAAGGCATTTCCGCGTTCCTGGTGCCCACCGCTACTGCGGGTTTCATCGTCGATCGTACCGAACACAAAATGGGTATCCGCGCCTCCGACACCTGTGCGGTGACGCTGAACAACTGCAGCATTCCCCAGGCCAACCTGCTCGGCGAGCGCGGCAAGGGCCTGGCGATTGCCCTGTCCAACCTCGAAGGCGGACGTATCGGCATCGCCGCGCAAGCCTTGGGCATCGCCCGGGCGGCGTTCGACGCGGCGCTGGTGTATTCCCGTGATCGCATCCAGTTCGGCAAGCCGATCAACGAACACCAGAGCATCGCCAACCTGCTGGCCGACATGCACATGCAAATCAACGCGGCGCGCTTGATGATCCTGCACGCGGCGCGCCTGCGCACGGCGGGCAAACCGTGTCTGTCGGAGGCTTCACAGGCCAAACTGTTCGCGTCGGAAATGGCCGAAAAGGTCTGCTCCTCGGCGATTCAGATTCATGGCGGGTATGGGTATCTGGAGGATTATCCGGTCGAGAAGTACTACCGCGATGCGCGGATTACCCAGATCTACGAAGGCTCGAGCGAAATTCAGCGGATGGTGATTGCGCGTGAGCTGAAGAACTACCAGCTCTAA